From Bos mutus isolate GX-2022 chromosome 5, NWIPB_WYAK_1.1, whole genome shotgun sequence, one genomic window encodes:
- the APOF gene encoding apolipoprotein F, whose amino-acid sequence MKRFVCFWFLPSPVHSVTNLHGLRLIMLPVELLLCCFLLHAADAISFGNQMDVLLHLPSPLESSLTSSYPLSCQTLLPKSLPGFTQMAPLPRFLVSLALMIALDKAGCQGDVQVLQLQLYRQGGVNATQTLIRHLQELEKSRSTGRRVSVDALASALQLWARENPGPQRARRSPSIKDCEQEQEQSVHNIAQMLPGVGTFYNLGTAIYYAVQNCSDVAKERGRDGVIDLGYDLLMAMAGGSRGSTGLIIGTALKPALKAGVQRLIQYYYEREANTPPPETGKEVLRSTSDMSEVEETTTMAPFVSKVVSSNPCWGWTLFNNCGLDPRYWNIEI is encoded by the coding sequence ATGAAACGATTTGTATGTTTCTGGTTTCTCCCCTCTCCAGTGCACTCTGTTACGAACCTGCATGGTCTCAGACTCATCATgttaccagttgagctacttctTTGCTGCTTCCTGCTGCATGCTGCAGATGCCATTTCATTTGGAAACCAGATGGATGTCTTACTACATCTTCCTTCACCCTTGGAATCCTCGTTAACTTCCTCATACCCCTTGTCTTGCCAGACCCTTCTTCCCAAATCCCTCCCTGGCTTCACTCAGATGGCCCCTCTCCCCAGGTTTCTGGTAAGCCTGGCACTGATGATCGCCCTGGACAAAGCTGGTTGTCAAGGTGATGTACAGGTCCTGCAGCTTCAGCTGTACCGTCAGGGGGGTGTAAATGCTACACAGACCCTCATCAGACATCTTCAAGAGCTGGAGAAAAGCAGAAGCACAGGGAGGAGAGTGTCAGTAGATGCCCTGGCCTCTGCTCTGCAGCTGTGGGCTAGAGAGAACCCAGGCCCACAGAGAGCCCGACGATCACCCTCCATCAAAGACTGTGAGCAGGAGCAGGAGCAGAGTGTGCACAATATAGCCCAGATGTTGCCGGGAGTGGGAACCTTCTACAATCTGGGCACAGCAATATATTATGCTGTTCAGAACTGCTCGGACGTGGCCAAGGAACGAGGCCGAGATGGGGTTATAGATCTGGGTTATGACCTTCTGATGGCCATGGCTGGAGGGTCAAGGGGATCCACAGGACTAATAATCGGTACTGCACTTAAACCTGCACTGAAGGCTGGGGTTCAGCGGTTGATCCAGTATTACTATGAGAGAGAGGCAAACACCCCTCCACCAGAGACCGGCAAGGAGGTCTTGCGGAGCACCTCAGATATGAGTGAAGTGGAAGAAACAACTACCATGGCCCCTTTCGTGTCAAAAGTAGTAAGTTCAAATCCATGCTGGGGGTGGACCTTATTCAACAACTGTGGCTTAGATCCTAGGTATTGGAATATTGAGATATAA